In Sphingobacterium zeae, one genomic interval encodes:
- a CDS encoding ankyrin repeat domain-containing protein translates to MSQSFIIACESGKRKIAEILLEKHQVDVSYTDEMGRTALHYAAHRGYLDLVKKLVEAGATLDYEDHRGETPLYFALLQKQKQTAVYLLENNANMLINDFLGNSLLHIAARTGQQEMMEKLISQGLDVNALNNSAESPLLLAVQAKYPPVVQLLVENGARVDTTDKEGNTALNLAVALGSVPIVNMLLDNGASVNILNDISEGPLLLAVKNGNRILAQKLLEQGSDIFAESAEGISPVWYVCNSNQKELLALFLEKGLSPDYARPVDSFDGKDGQYLEKLIARTGGRTFILGFEPHYAGETLLHTATKMGYLSLVKQLLDSGATIDKQDAAGNTALHYAAAYGKKDVLRYLLSNGAVTDIANVLEQKAIDYSNMQGYNEITALLIDFGAQTNAVGDGPVSASKKVIPERPAGMDMTQKKQALFDLKDLLDAGIINQEEFDTEKAKILKN, encoded by the coding sequence ATGTCTCAATCATTTATAATTGCTTGTGAAAGTGGGAAACGTAAGATAGCGGAGATCTTACTGGAAAAGCATCAAGTCGATGTATCTTACACCGATGAAATGGGCCGTACAGCATTACATTATGCGGCGCATCGGGGGTATCTAGATTTGGTGAAAAAGTTAGTGGAGGCAGGTGCTACCTTGGACTACGAAGATCATCGGGGTGAAACCCCTTTGTATTTTGCCCTTTTACAGAAGCAAAAGCAAACGGCAGTCTATTTATTGGAAAATAATGCCAATATGTTAATCAATGATTTTTTGGGGAATAGCTTGCTTCATATTGCAGCGCGTACAGGACAACAGGAAATGATGGAAAAACTGATTTCACAGGGATTGGATGTAAATGCTTTAAATAATAGCGCTGAATCACCCTTACTGTTGGCTGTCCAGGCAAAATATCCACCCGTAGTACAGTTGCTTGTTGAAAATGGCGCTCGTGTAGACACAACAGACAAAGAAGGCAACACCGCTTTAAATTTGGCTGTGGCTTTGGGCTCTGTTCCTATTGTGAACATGTTATTGGATAATGGTGCGTCTGTCAATATACTCAATGACATAAGCGAGGGCCCCTTACTGCTTGCAGTAAAAAATGGGAATCGCATTCTTGCCCAAAAATTGTTGGAACAGGGAAGTGATATTTTTGCTGAATCTGCGGAGGGCATTTCTCCAGTATGGTATGTATGTAATAGCAATCAAAAGGAGTTGCTTGCATTATTCTTAGAAAAAGGTCTTTCTCCGGATTACGCACGTCCCGTGGATTCATTTGACGGAAAGGATGGACAATATTTGGAGAAGTTGATTGCTAGGACAGGCGGCCGTACATTTATACTCGGATTTGAACCACATTATGCGGGGGAGACATTATTACATACGGCCACAAAAATGGGCTACCTATCTTTGGTCAAACAGCTTTTGGATAGTGGTGCAACGATCGATAAACAGGATGCAGCAGGCAACACCGCGCTTCATTATGCTGCTGCTTATGGTAAAAAAGATGTGTTGCGGTATCTCTTGTCCAACGGGGCGGTAACAGATATAGCGAATGTTTTGGAACAGAAAGCAATAGATTATTCCAATATGCAGGGGTATAATGAAATAACCGCATTACTGATTGATTTCGGTGCGCAAACCAATGCTGTGGGGGACGGGCCGGTCAGCGCCAGTAAAAAGGTAATACCTGAAAGGCCTGCAGGAATGGATATGACACAAAAAAAGCAGGCGCTATTTGATCTGAAAGATTTATTAGACGCAGGAATTATCAATCAAGAAGAATTTGATACCGAGAAAGCTAAGATCTTGAAGAATTAG
- a CDS encoding ISAon1 family transposase N-terminal region protein, giving the protein MEEAERKLLSLLMPEGLLEYFQILAVDQVDNQLHIYLDELNIAPTGYENSKLESKGFIPSTEISDFPIRGQKVTLHIRRRRWTVLDTGEIITRNWNLVREGARMTTEFGLFLKKIFG; this is encoded by the coding sequence TTGGAAGAAGCCGAACGTAAATTATTGTCTCTATTGATGCCCGAAGGGCTTTTGGAATACTTTCAGATTTTAGCAGTCGATCAGGTTGACAATCAGCTCCACATTTATTTAGATGAGCTTAATATTGCACCGACAGGCTATGAGAACAGCAAGTTGGAGTCAAAGGGCTTCATTCCTTCCACTGAGATTTCAGACTTTCCCATTCGAGGTCAGAAAGTTACGCTACATATCCGCCGCCGTCGATGGACAGTCCTTGATACCGGAGAGATCATCACAAGAAATTGGAACCTAGTACGTGAGGGTGCTCGAATGACTACGGAATTCGGGCTTTTTTTAAAGAAGATATTTGGATAA
- a CDS encoding ISAon1 family transposase, protein MDNHPVSAQLVGLFFQMDGKQLQDQYKNHLSDFHDWNQKAHAESWTLFAENISEQPSIDETSFSNGELYTIISSKSAKGRKGTILATIKGTKAEDIITVLERIPLRSRNKVKEVTMDMAPNMAKAIRRCFRNARRVVDRFHVQKLAYDAVQELRIKYRWEVLDAESKKIMELRKRGIPYEPELLPNGDTLKQLLARSRYLLFQHSSRWSESQKRRAELLFIRFPKLKQAYDLGIALGDIFNKCSDKKVAFTKLGLWHNQVENAGIASFESVARSIAAHHQYILHYFDNRSTNASAESFNAKLKAFRSVFRGVRDTTFFLYRVMKLYA, encoded by the coding sequence TTGGATAACCATCCTGTAAGTGCCCAACTGGTAGGATTATTCTTCCAGATGGACGGTAAACAGCTACAGGATCAATACAAGAACCATCTCAGTGATTTCCATGACTGGAACCAGAAGGCGCATGCCGAGAGCTGGACATTGTTTGCAGAAAACATCTCCGAACAGCCAAGCATTGATGAGACCAGCTTTAGTAACGGTGAACTTTACACGATCATAAGCAGTAAGTCGGCTAAAGGCCGAAAAGGGACTATTCTGGCAACTATCAAGGGAACAAAGGCCGAAGATATTATCACTGTTCTTGAACGGATTCCCCTGCGCTCAAGGAATAAGGTAAAAGAAGTGACCATGGATATGGCGCCGAACATGGCTAAGGCAATCCGTAGATGTTTCAGGAATGCTAGACGTGTAGTCGATCGCTTCCATGTCCAAAAGCTTGCATATGATGCCGTGCAGGAACTCCGTATCAAATATCGATGGGAAGTCTTGGATGCAGAAAGCAAGAAAATAATGGAATTGCGAAAACGGGGTATTCCATATGAGCCCGAGTTGTTACCTAATGGTGATACGCTCAAACAGCTATTAGCTAGATCGAGATACCTGCTGTTCCAGCATTCAAGCCGATGGTCAGAAAGCCAAAAACGCCGTGCAGAACTGCTGTTTATCAGGTTCCCCAAGTTAAAACAGGCTTATGATCTTGGAATTGCCTTAGGTGATATCTTCAATAAATGCAGCGATAAAAAAGTTGCTTTCACAAAGTTAGGCTTGTGGCACAACCAGGTTGAGAACGCGGGTATTGCTTCATTCGAGAGTGTCGCAAGATCCATTGCAGCGCATCATCAATACATTCTCCACTACTTCGACAACAGAAGCACCAATGCATCCGCAGAGTCCTTCAATGCAAAACTCAAAGCTTTCAGGAGCGTATTCCGCGGCGTAAGAGACACAACATTTTTCCTATATAGGGTAATGAAATTGTATGCTTAA
- a CDS encoding 4'-phosphopantetheinyl transferase family protein has protein sequence MSLVYLREIDSQTKFAIWRIEESDDDLMSKLQLDEREKAILGSFHIGKRRLHWLATRVLLRTLLNTSRYIECPSDPNGKPYLANFPQKISLSHSFEYAAAMISTKGEVGIDMEIINTKVERIQHKFLKPEELAFITRDENQYEQLYACWCAKEAIYKLQGNAGVSFLNNMTIQPFNYQTQGILKLELDSNQKKQIYDVYYEKFNAYMLAYAVEQDI, from the coding sequence ATGAGTCTAGTATATCTACGTGAAATTGATAGCCAAACCAAATTTGCAATTTGGCGAATTGAAGAATCTGACGATGATTTGATGTCGAAGCTTCAGTTGGATGAACGTGAAAAAGCAATATTGGGTTCCTTCCATATCGGAAAAAGAAGGCTCCATTGGCTTGCAACTCGTGTGTTATTGCGAACGCTATTAAATACATCCCGCTATATTGAGTGTCCTTCCGATCCGAATGGCAAGCCTTATCTCGCTAATTTTCCTCAGAAAATATCACTTTCGCACTCATTTGAGTATGCGGCTGCAATGATCAGTACCAAGGGAGAGGTTGGTATTGACATGGAAATCATCAACACAAAAGTAGAGCGCATCCAGCACAAATTTCTAAAGCCTGAAGAGCTCGCTTTCATCACCCGTGATGAGAACCAATATGAGCAACTTTATGCATGCTGGTGTGCCAAAGAAGCTATTTACAAGCTCCAAGGGAATGCGGGTGTCTCTTTCCTAAACAACATGACCATACAGCCATTCAACTATCAAACGCAGGGTATATTAAAACTTGAACTAGACAGCAATCAAAAGAAGCAAATTTATGATGTGTATTACGAGAAATTCAATGCATATATGCTTGCTTACGCTGTGGAACAGGACATTTAA
- the dcd gene encoding dCTP deaminase, giving the protein MILSDKRILEEIENGSIVIQPFDRKCLGTNSYDVHLGKYLATYADRVLDAKKHNEIQHFEIPEDGFVLEPNTLYLGVTQEYTETHKHVPFLEGKSSTGRLGIDIHATAGKGDVGFCNTWTLEISVAQPVRVYAGMPIGQLIYFAVEGEIETFYNTKGNAKYNGKTIRPVESMMWKNNF; this is encoded by the coding sequence ATGATTTTATCTGATAAAAGAATTCTCGAAGAGATTGAAAATGGCAGTATTGTCATTCAACCATTTGATCGTAAGTGTTTGGGGACAAATTCATACGATGTACATTTGGGCAAATATTTGGCGACGTACGCAGACCGTGTACTGGATGCAAAAAAGCACAATGAAATTCAACATTTTGAAATTCCTGAAGATGGATTCGTTTTAGAACCCAATACGCTCTATTTAGGTGTTACACAAGAATATACCGAGACGCATAAGCATGTCCCTTTTTTAGAGGGTAAATCGAGTACTGGCCGCTTAGGGATTGATATCCATGCAACCGCAGGAAAGGGCGACGTCGGTTTCTGCAATACCTGGACATTAGAAATTTCTGTAGCTCAACCGGTCCGCGTTTATGCAGGGATGCCTATAGGACAGTTAATCTATTTTGCGGTAGAAGGGGAGATCGAAACATTTTATAATACCAAAGGTAATGCAAAATATAACGGTAAGACAATTCGTCCGGTCGAATCCATGATGTGGAAGAATAATTTCTAA
- a CDS encoding MBL fold metallo-hydrolase: MRTIGWIILATLLIILISGILYYFIHPIFGGSFKGARLERMKQSPNFKNGNFHNLEVTPSLKSDVNVVALFWDFLFNKNPRLKPIDVLPVVACDLENLPPDDVLIWFGHSSYVLKLDGKLILVDPVFSENASPMPGSNNAFKMSVDYATMLFPKIDYLFITHDHYDHLDYDTVVKLRNKVGQVICGLGVGAHIESWGYKADQIIEGDWYDHIQLGANFQVTFTPARHFSGRRITRNTTLWTSFVLKTSKYTIFLGGDSGYGKHFKKIGDQFGPFDLAILECGQYNDAWHYIHSLPDEWAAETKDLKAQAILPVHSSKFALAMHDWKEPMEKFYEIADKENINLLTPKIGELVYFNRLDKVYPPWWREVQ, translated from the coding sequence ATGAGAACGATTGGGTGGATTATATTAGCGACGCTATTGATTATCCTTATCAGCGGCATACTTTATTATTTTATTCATCCTATCTTTGGTGGAAGTTTCAAGGGTGCTCGACTTGAGCGGATGAAACAGTCTCCAAATTTTAAAAATGGTAATTTTCATAATCTCGAAGTAACGCCATCGTTGAAAAGCGATGTCAATGTAGTCGCTTTGTTTTGGGATTTTCTTTTCAACAAAAATCCCCGCTTGAAACCTATCGATGTGTTGCCTGTTGTTGCCTGTGATTTAGAAAATCTCCCCCCAGACGATGTTCTGATATGGTTCGGCCACTCCTCATATGTGTTAAAATTAGATGGAAAACTAATATTGGTGGATCCTGTTTTCAGCGAAAATGCTTCCCCTATGCCAGGTAGCAATAATGCCTTTAAGATGTCAGTTGACTATGCGACGATGCTTTTTCCTAAAATCGACTATTTGTTTATCACTCACGATCATTATGATCACTTGGACTATGACACTGTTGTGAAATTGAGGAATAAAGTTGGCCAGGTTATTTGTGGGCTTGGTGTTGGAGCACATATTGAATCTTGGGGATATAAGGCTGATCAGATCATAGAAGGCGATTGGTACGACCACATACAACTAGGAGCTAATTTTCAGGTCACCTTTACCCCAGCAAGGCACTTCTCGGGGCGAAGAATTACACGAAATACTACCTTGTGGACATCCTTTGTGTTAAAAACCTCCAAGTATACTATTTTCTTGGGGGGCGATAGTGGTTATGGTAAGCATTTCAAAAAAATAGGTGATCAATTTGGGCCATTTGATTTAGCAATCTTGGAATGTGGGCAGTATAATGATGCTTGGCATTACATCCATTCTTTACCAGATGAATGGGCTGCGGAAACGAAGGATTTGAAGGCCCAAGCTATTTTACCCGTACATTCTTCGAAATTCGCTCTGGCCATGCACGATTGGAAAGAACCAATGGAGAAATTTTACGAAATAGCTGATAAAGAAAATATCAATCTGCTTACGCCTAAAATAGGAGAATTAGTGTATTTTAATAGATTGGATAAAGTATATCCACCTTGGTGGCGGGAAGTTCAATAA
- a CDS encoding glycosyltransferase, which produces MKEKKVLFIGLVWPEPTSSAAGFRMMQLIETFLASSYQITFASAAAKSPYSAFLQSLGIHEEAIVLNSSSFDDFITQLQPDIVVFDRFMVEEQYGWRVAQQCPNALRVLDTEDLHFLRQARQTSVKNKGNFSFQALFTDTAKRELAAILRSDLSLIISESEMKILIEEFRISPDILYYLPFLEKEITPSEVIQWKPFKERKNLLFIGNFIHEPNWHTVQYLKTQIWPQLRKMLPKAELHIYGAYATQKVLQLNNPKEQFLIKGRAESARVTMENYRVLLAPIQFGAGVKGKFIDAMQTGTPSVTTTIGAEAMKGSLDWNGFIEDDPETFCVKTVELYENKKIWYTAQENGIRIINERYEKRKYQADFMTNLSLLKVQIDKHRQQNFISQILLHHTMQSTKYMSLWIEEKNK; this is translated from the coding sequence ATGAAAGAGAAAAAGGTTTTGTTCATCGGACTTGTGTGGCCAGAGCCAACATCTTCTGCGGCGGGCTTTCGCATGATGCAATTGATTGAAACATTCCTTGCGAGCTCCTACCAGATTACATTTGCTTCGGCCGCGGCCAAATCACCCTACAGTGCCTTTTTGCAATCTCTGGGGATACATGAAGAGGCAATTGTGCTTAATAGCAGCAGCTTTGATGATTTTATTACGCAGCTTCAGCCTGACATTGTTGTATTTGATCGTTTTATGGTGGAGGAGCAATATGGTTGGCGTGTTGCTCAGCAATGTCCCAACGCACTTCGTGTACTTGATACAGAAGATTTGCATTTCTTGCGCCAAGCAAGACAGACATCTGTTAAAAATAAAGGTAATTTTTCCTTTCAAGCATTATTTACCGATACCGCCAAACGAGAACTTGCCGCCATACTGCGGAGTGATCTCTCCTTGATTATCTCCGAATCTGAAATGAAAATTCTTATCGAAGAATTTCGAATTTCACCGGATATCCTTTATTATCTTCCGTTCCTTGAAAAGGAGATCACTCCTTCTGAGGTTATACAATGGAAGCCTTTCAAAGAGCGCAAGAATTTATTATTTATCGGGAATTTCATTCATGAACCCAACTGGCATACCGTGCAATACCTAAAAACACAAATATGGCCACAGTTAAGGAAGATGCTTCCTAAAGCGGAATTGCATATTTATGGAGCTTATGCAACGCAGAAAGTACTACAGTTAAACAATCCAAAAGAGCAATTCTTGATTAAGGGGCGGGCAGAATCTGCTCGTGTTACTATGGAAAACTACCGGGTGCTCCTCGCACCAATTCAATTTGGCGCGGGTGTAAAAGGGAAATTTATTGACGCCATGCAGACCGGCACTCCATCGGTCACGACGACTATTGGAGCAGAAGCCATGAAGGGCAGTTTGGACTGGAATGGTTTTATAGAAGATGATCCCGAAACATTTTGTGTCAAAACCGTTGAGTTATATGAAAACAAAAAGATTTGGTATACCGCTCAAGAAAATGGCATCCGAATCATCAACGAACGGTATGAAAAACGAAAGTACCAGGCTGACTTTATGACAAACCTATCCTTATTAAAGGTGCAGATTGACAAACATCGCCAACAAAATTTTATTAGTCAGATCTTATTACACCACACGATGCAGAGCACAAAATATATGTCGTTATGGATTGAGGAAAAAAATAAATAG
- a CDS encoding phosphatidylglycerol lysyltransferase domain-containing protein: MVKTIAQRIRHFSPKTYWKELIAVLVILLAFVFFRNERKELAAIIPQLRAANLTWVSVGVAITIIYIVLQGLMYVQSFKAIGLSINLRIAIDLFLKRNLLSVFLPAGGISSLAYTTTQLRKRNLNTTQIHQAGALYGYVGLLTVFIIGVPVILYTIWHNKNFGDAWISLVILGLLLSIVFWIVWSFRTHRGIYSWVEAKFPAVSSNIDEIFSGEVKLKYLLGTMLASMVVECCGIAHAFVSMYALGLDHSFEAAAIAYTVSVVLMIVSPFLRGLGAVELTMLYIFKAYGYSQAEGLGITILYRAFEFWLPLILGLLAFAWRGKQLLARIGPALLIFFLGVVNLVSVLTPPLADRMKLDRFYLPLEAIHASKFMVLVLGLGLLVTSAYLIKGFRIAFWIAVVFSALSLFGHVFKALDYEEASVALLTLVLLAMSYKQYRIKSNIRWMRIGFITFFVALMAICLFDVLSFYFIDKQHFGVDFTWRQSIYHTARSFLLFADDELMPQTNFGQELLRITQVLGLFCWFLLIYALARPRLLADEDLNQSELERAEQLLIEFGQSPMDFFKLGKDKSLFFSEISEGFTAYRLANEFAIVLDEPVCEQGDKEELIREFDAYCYANGLKAIYYRVDENSLVHFSSLRKQKITIGQEAVLELETFKLEGKDRKSLRNGLNAIHKKGFTTEVLTAPQNKEIIDQLKAISDEWLKAFDKKEMVFSQGMFYGKDLVSQDLVVLKNETGQIVAFLNIIPDYAKDECTYDMIRKSSEAPGGSMDALIVELIAYAKARKYAYLNLGMVPMTGLGATDSPAEKIMKFASKRLGNFKHYHSLRDFKEKYATFWENKYLIFDNDFDLIQLPAALIKVMKPNE; this comes from the coding sequence ATGGTCAAAACTATTGCTCAACGGATTCGACATTTTTCACCAAAAACCTATTGGAAGGAACTAATAGCTGTTTTGGTAATCTTATTAGCCTTTGTATTTTTTAGAAATGAGCGAAAAGAGCTCGCTGCAATTATTCCGCAATTGCGTGCGGCCAATTTAACCTGGGTATCCGTTGGGGTGGCCATAACCATCATCTATATTGTGCTCCAGGGATTAATGTATGTACAGAGTTTTAAGGCTATTGGTCTTTCCATTAATCTGCGCATTGCAATTGACCTTTTCTTAAAACGCAATTTACTCAGTGTATTTTTGCCTGCAGGTGGAATTAGTTCGCTTGCCTATACGACCACTCAGTTGCGGAAAAGAAATTTAAATACCACTCAAATTCATCAGGCTGGCGCTCTTTATGGTTATGTTGGTTTATTGACTGTCTTTATAATTGGCGTACCTGTAATATTATACACGATCTGGCACAACAAAAATTTTGGGGATGCCTGGATTTCATTGGTGATTTTAGGATTGCTGTTGAGTATTGTATTTTGGATAGTCTGGTCTTTTAGAACCCACAGGGGGATCTACAGCTGGGTAGAAGCAAAGTTTCCTGCTGTTTCTTCCAATATTGACGAAATATTTTCAGGAGAAGTCAAGCTGAAGTATCTCTTAGGGACGATGCTTGCCTCCATGGTGGTGGAATGTTGCGGTATAGCACATGCATTTGTTAGTATGTATGCCCTAGGTTTGGATCATTCCTTTGAAGCTGCGGCTATTGCTTACACTGTATCGGTTGTATTAATGATCGTTTCTCCTTTTTTGCGCGGGCTTGGGGCTGTCGAACTGACCATGTTATATATTTTTAAAGCGTATGGCTATTCCCAGGCAGAGGGTTTAGGCATCACGATCCTCTATCGGGCATTCGAATTTTGGTTACCCTTGATTTTGGGACTTCTGGCTTTTGCATGGCGTGGCAAGCAATTGCTGGCGAGGATTGGACCTGCCTTGCTTATTTTCTTTTTGGGCGTGGTGAACCTCGTCTCCGTACTAACACCACCGTTGGCCGATCGTATGAAACTTGATCGATTTTATTTACCGCTGGAAGCAATTCACGCATCTAAATTCATGGTATTAGTGTTGGGCCTCGGGTTATTGGTCACTTCGGCCTACTTGATTAAAGGCTTCCGTATTGCATTTTGGATAGCTGTAGTATTCAGTGCACTATCACTGTTTGGGCATGTTTTTAAAGCCCTGGACTATGAAGAAGCTTCGGTGGCTTTATTGACCTTGGTTTTATTGGCAATGAGCTATAAGCAATATCGCATTAAGAGTAATATTCGATGGATGCGTATTGGGTTTATCACATTTTTTGTTGCTCTCATGGCTATATGCCTATTTGATGTGTTGAGCTTTTACTTTATTGATAAGCAACATTTCGGGGTCGACTTTACCTGGAGACAATCCATTTACCATACCGCAAGAAGCTTCTTATTGTTTGCCGACGATGAATTGATGCCGCAAACAAACTTTGGTCAAGAACTCTTGCGGATCACTCAGGTCCTCGGACTTTTTTGCTGGTTCCTTTTGATCTATGCGTTAGCCCGCCCCCGTCTTTTAGCAGATGAGGACTTGAACCAATCTGAATTGGAGCGTGCGGAGCAGTTGCTAATCGAATTTGGACAGTCTCCGATGGATTTTTTTAAACTCGGAAAAGATAAGAGCCTATTTTTTTCGGAAATTTCAGAAGGATTTACGGCTTACCGCTTGGCTAACGAATTTGCAATTGTATTGGATGAACCTGTGTGTGAACAAGGGGATAAGGAAGAATTGATTCGGGAATTTGATGCATATTGCTATGCAAATGGATTGAAAGCTATTTATTATCGTGTTGATGAAAATAGCTTAGTTCACTTTTCTTCCCTTCGCAAACAGAAGATTACGATTGGACAGGAAGCTGTATTAGAACTCGAAACATTCAAGCTGGAGGGTAAGGACCGTAAGTCACTGCGTAACGGATTGAATGCAATTCATAAAAAGGGGTTTACGACGGAAGTGTTGACAGCACCGCAGAACAAGGAAATTATAGATCAATTGAAAGCGATCTCCGATGAGTGGTTGAAAGCATTTGATAAAAAGGAAATGGTTTTTTCACAGGGTATGTTCTATGGAAAAGATCTTGTCTCACAAGATCTTGTCGTGCTGAAAAATGAAACAGGTCAGATCGTTGCTTTTCTCAATATTATTCCTGACTATGCAAAAGATGAGTGTACCTATGATATGATTCGGAAGTCTTCGGAAGCTCCAGGTGGAAGTATGGATGCATTGATCGTGGAGCTTATTGCCTATGCGAAAGCCCGAAAATACGCGTATTTAAATTTGGGTATGGTACCGATGACAGGTTTAGGAGCAACGGATAGTCCCGCAGAGAAAATTATGAAATTTGCCTCAAAGCGATTAGGCAATTTCAAACACTATCATAGCCTGCGCGATTTTAAAGAAAAGTATGCGACATTTTGGGAAAATAAATACCTTATATTTGATAACGATTTCGATCTCATACAACTTCCTGCAGCACTGATAAAAGTAATGAAGCCAAATGAATAG
- a CDS encoding AcvB/VirJ family lysyl-phosphatidylglycerol hydrolase, with product MKKLATLFIIGSIAFHAFAQQRLIDMKYWNNKAVLPLVLYLSGDGGFNSFSNKLCELIAGAGYTVAAIDSKSYFWKKKSPNEIAADVSNTLKNLLGGRHNTRLFVVGYSFGADAVPFIVNRLDPAVKKNLKSVVLLEPSGSTDLEIHIADILGRSNAKRSLDVVSEINRMDGVKTSVILGDDEADFSVKKITLKNFSKVYLSGGHHFSGNAEQVAKNTVALF from the coding sequence ATGAAAAAATTAGCCACTTTATTTATAATTGGAAGCATCGCGTTTCATGCTTTTGCTCAACAACGTTTGATTGACATGAAATATTGGAATAATAAAGCTGTACTACCTTTGGTTCTCTATCTGAGCGGAGATGGCGGGTTCAATTCATTTTCAAATAAACTCTGTGAGCTGATTGCTGGAGCAGGGTATACGGTGGCTGCTATCGATTCAAAAAGTTATTTCTGGAAGAAGAAAAGTCCAAATGAGATTGCTGCGGATGTGTCAAACACGCTTAAAAACTTGCTTGGAGGACGACATAATACCCGCCTTTTTGTGGTTGGTTATTCATTCGGTGCGGATGCAGTTCCTTTTATTGTTAATCGCTTGGATCCTGCCGTTAAAAAAAACCTAAAAAGTGTAGTGCTTTTGGAACCTTCGGGGTCGACTGATCTTGAGATCCATATTGCAGATATTTTGGGGCGGAGTAATGCAAAACGAAGTCTTGATGTCGTCTCGGAAATCAATCGAATGGATGGAGTGAAAACGAGTGTTATTCTTGGTGACGATGAAGCCGACTTTTCTGTAAAGAAGATAACCCTTAAAAATTTTAGCAAAGTATACCTTTCTGGCGGACATCATTTTAGTGGAAATGCAGAACAGGTAGCGAAGAATACTGTCGCCCTATTTTAA
- a CDS encoding LLM class flavin-dependent oxidoreductase: protein MELGIGMFGDSRIDPVTGQIQAAQDRMKEIIEEIKLMDQVGLDFFGIGEHHRADYAVAAPEIVLAAASTVTKNIKLGSAVSVLSSADPVKLFQDFAAVDLLSDGRAELMAGRGSFIESFPLFGYDLKDYSELFEEKLALLLRLNKQNPITWHGNFRAPLINQEVFPRPKNGSLPIWVAVGGTTSSVIRAGKLGLPVMFAIIGGMYESFDHLFDMYRQAYEDNGHDMANFQVGVHMHAFFGDNSAQVADYYYPIYSAQMDRIGSSRGWPPYQRTQYDFGRSSRGHLIVGDANYAVDKILQIQEKFKLTRFSAHMDVGAPGHKEMLRSIEIYGEKIAPEIRKALHRDN, encoded by the coding sequence ATGGAATTAGGAATAGGAATGTTTGGTGACTCTCGGATAGATCCAGTTACGGGTCAGATCCAGGCAGCACAAGACCGAATGAAAGAAATTATTGAAGAAATCAAACTCATGGATCAAGTAGGCTTAGATTTCTTTGGAATAGGAGAACATCATCGCGCAGATTATGCAGTAGCGGCACCAGAGATAGTCTTAGCGGCGGCATCTACCGTGACCAAGAATATTAAATTGGGTAGTGCAGTTTCGGTATTGAGTTCTGCTGACCCCGTCAAATTATTTCAGGATTTCGCTGCAGTTGATTTATTGTCAGATGGAAGGGCTGAGCTCATGGCGGGGAGGGGATCTTTCATCGAATCCTTTCCCTTATTTGGTTATGATCTAAAAGATTATTCCGAGTTATTTGAAGAGAAGTTAGCGCTTTTGCTTAGATTGAATAAGCAAAATCCAATCACATGGCATGGAAATTTTAGAGCTCCTCTAATCAATCAAGAAGTTTTCCCGCGGCCTAAGAACGGATCACTGCCGATTTGGGTTGCCGTAGGGGGCACAACTTCTTCTGTTATCCGTGCAGGAAAATTAGGTTTACCAGTTATGTTTGCCATCATTGGTGGTATGTATGAAAGTTTCGATCATCTATTTGACATGTATCGCCAAGCGTATGAGGATAATGGTCATGATATGGCTAATTTTCAAGTTGGAGTACACATGCATGCATTTTTTGGCGACAACAGCGCTCAGGTAGCAGATTATTACTATCCGATTTATTCCGCACAGATGGATCGCATAGGGTCAAGTCGAGGCTGGCCTCCTTATCAACGCACGCAATATGATTTCGGAAGGTCTTCAAGGGGCCACCTGATTGTTGGAGATGCTAATTATGCCGTAGATAAAATCTTGCAGATTCAGGAGAAATTTAAGCTGACACGTTTCTCTGCTCATATGGATGTAGGTGCCCCTGGACATAAAGAAATGTTACGATCTATAGAGATTTATGGCGAAAAAATAGCACCAGAAATTAGGAAGGCATTGCATAGAGATAATTAG